In Cydia fagiglandana chromosome 9, ilCydFagi1.1, whole genome shotgun sequence, a single window of DNA contains:
- the LOC134667722 gene encoding uncharacterized protein LOC134667722 — translation MFALAVLLAACSLVSGRDYRLRDTPSVSHSIVNLGKMEFNVYMNPKTSVPEFPKNEFEMIHDTKPMHTIRSESAECPCTQNRHRNRNQDLHSSHDMLSKILMNDDLFSFKDTMSSSLCCPSHEQIQEEFYVEYNPKTGPQSLRQNMPVFPHGAPVIQSIPPMPIMPIDKAYPKPMQYLPLIFDTLFSNKGPQRPKPKTLEIFMFPTRKLGTTTPTTKETEVTTESDIQVVGDKKTTMVYDLLGANSSVKKDLQKEVGEHLKNMDSVVDTDKTTSAVQNNTL, via the exons ATGTTCGCACTCGCTGTTTTATTGGCGGCATGCTCGCTCGTCAGCGGGCGAGACTACCGGCTGAGAGACACGCCGAGCGTGTCTCATTCCATCGTGAATCTCGGCAAGATGGAGTTTAATGTGTACATGAATCCTAAAACATCAG TTCCAGAGTTTCCAAAAAACGAATTCGAGATGATACATGACACGAAACCCATGCACACTATTCGATCAGAATCCGCAGAATGTCCTTGCACGCAGAATCGTCATAGGAACAGGAACCAAGACCTGCACAGCTCACACGACATGCTCAGCAAGATTTTAATGAACGACGACTTGTTCTCATTTAAGGATACCATGAGCTCGTCCCTCTGTTGTCCATCGCATGAGCAAATACAAGAGGAGTTTTATGTGGAATACAATCCTAAAACAGGTCCACAATCTCTGCGCCAGAATATGCCAGTCTTTCCACATGGAGCACCTGTAATACAGAGCATCCCTCCAATGCCAATAATGCCAATTGACAAGGCTTACCCGAAACCAATGCAATATCTGCCACTTATATTCGATACCCTTTTCTCAAATAAAGGTCCACAGAGACCGAAACCGAAGACGCTTGAAATATTTATGTTCCCGACGAGAAAACTAGGGACAACAACACCAACAACAAAGGAAACCGAGGTCACAACAGAATCAGACATACAAGTAGTTGGAGATAAGAAGACAACTATGGTGTATGACTTATTAGGCGCAAATTCTTCTGTAAAGAAGGATTTACAGAAAGAAGTTGGGGAACACTTGAAAAACATGGACTCTGTGGTTGATACTGATAAAACTACAAGTGCTGTCCAAAACAATAcactttaa